From Pseudoalteromonas rubra, one genomic window encodes:
- a CDS encoding substrate-binding periplasmic protein → MRNFVLMAFVWCLICAFPLLAKPILLGSHSVWPPYVQDDDRGLSYDIVAAAFARRGETFALEVAPFSRAMRLAQNGEVDVIPALWHTQARAQQFFFSTAYLHNELIFISLSANALSFSGLSSLNGKRVCMIRGFAYQNLVSGYPNISVISQLHLSECLRQLARGRVDGVVADRFAAAYAITHHFQRDIFTLHAQVIASWPLHIGISKTHPRSRKLIDLFNQGLSDIIQDGTYQHLLSQYPQIEQDQGINPIP, encoded by the coding sequence GTGCGCAATTTCGTGCTAATGGCGTTTGTCTGGTGCCTGATATGTGCTTTTCCTTTGCTCGCGAAGCCCATTCTGCTAGGCAGTCATAGCGTGTGGCCACCTTACGTACAGGACGATGACCGCGGCCTCAGCTATGATATTGTTGCCGCAGCCTTTGCCCGCAGAGGCGAAACCTTTGCGCTTGAAGTCGCGCCATTTAGTCGGGCAATGCGCCTGGCACAAAACGGAGAAGTTGATGTGATCCCGGCACTGTGGCATACGCAGGCACGTGCACAGCAGTTCTTCTTTAGCACCGCCTATTTGCACAATGAGCTCATTTTTATTTCCCTCTCTGCAAACGCCTTGTCTTTTTCTGGATTAAGCTCTCTGAACGGTAAACGCGTATGCATGATCCGGGGCTTTGCTTATCAAAACCTGGTAAGCGGATATCCCAATATCAGCGTCATCAGCCAGTTACATTTGAGCGAATGCCTGCGACAGCTGGCACGGGGTCGGGTCGACGGCGTAGTGGCAGATCGGTTTGCCGCAGCCTATGCAATCACCCATCATTTTCAGCGTGACATATTCACCTTACACGCTCAGGTCATCGCATCATGGCCACTCCATATTGGAATCAGCAAAACACACCCCAGGTCCCGCAAGCTTATCGACCTGTTCAATCAGGGCCTCAGCGACATCATCCAGGATGGCACCTATCAGCATTTACTTTCACAATACCCTCAGATCGAGCAGGACCAAGGCATCAATCCCATCCCCTAA
- the lspA gene encoding signal peptidase II: protein MTTKQRVYWISVIAGAGLCLDQLSKWFASYYLNGWQMASYWHDLVRLGYRENSGVFLSLGSELPAPLRSVLFIGVVGLLLVAILLYTLKSEDLNRNQIIGLSLVLSGGVSNLIDRVLNNGAVIDFLNLGIGELRTGVFNIADVAIMCGAVMLILCTTHNQNVAVQKN from the coding sequence ATGACAACTAAACAACGTGTATACTGGATATCTGTAATAGCGGGTGCAGGTTTGTGTCTGGATCAGCTCAGTAAGTGGTTTGCAAGTTACTACTTAAATGGCTGGCAGATGGCCAGCTATTGGCATGACCTGGTGCGCCTTGGTTACCGGGAAAACAGCGGTGTGTTTTTGAGTTTAGGCAGCGAATTACCAGCGCCACTGCGCAGTGTGTTGTTTATTGGGGTGGTTGGACTGCTGTTGGTGGCGATATTGCTATATACATTGAAAAGTGAGGACTTAAATCGCAACCAGATCATTGGCTTGTCTTTGGTGTTGTCTGGTGGTGTGAGTAACCTGATTGATCGGGTGCTGAACAATGGTGCCGTAATCGATTTTCTCAATTTGGGTATTGGTGAGCTGCGAACGGGGGTGTTTAATATTGCTGACGTGGCGATTATGTGCGGTGCGGTGATGTTGATACTCTGTACGACACACAATCAAAACGTTGCTGTGCAAAAAAACTGA
- a CDS encoding FecR family protein, with protein sequence MISNSRIRWQPLRHSTHLTLLLSGLLFVPISQAAPAGKTLMSRGQVVATASDSAEQRALKRRSPVFDVDVVNTGQQSNAQLRMQDGALIALKENTQLIINEYSGSSEEDGSVVMELVTGGLRTITGKIKGNKDNYQLRTPVGSIGIRGTHYEVEWQGDTLLLAVWDGTIEVSVNEEPLLLGQEGNFSFASVSQSGEVTPLLAPPQQLTRLTPTSQDAASGTNSDEQSDDGNTENTNAELDDAPAEATTLTIAQAPVATPPAAQEAFEAALPDVGRDISENSFITEENLDTVGIDPLEDLLAERTGTALYTALERAEFSSTGGAISNIQMQISVDFDSGTVPQGVLSFNDQQGEWFAAFNGLIDASGMTLGVNFASHGQNLAEGTIETQFSDELNKLRGNFNLNEIDEPSVTASGLFILSQP encoded by the coding sequence ATGATTTCTAATTCTCGCATCCGCTGGCAGCCACTCAGACACAGCACTCATCTGACCCTCTTATTATCCGGGTTGCTCTTTGTTCCCATTAGCCAGGCTGCGCCGGCAGGCAAAACACTGATGTCTCGCGGTCAGGTCGTGGCGACAGCCAGTGACAGCGCCGAGCAACGCGCACTGAAACGTCGCAGTCCGGTCTTTGATGTAGACGTGGTGAATACCGGACAGCAAAGCAATGCTCAGCTGCGTATGCAGGATGGGGCTTTAATCGCCTTAAAAGAAAACACCCAACTGATCATCAATGAATATAGCGGGTCTTCGGAAGAAGATGGCTCCGTTGTGATGGAATTAGTAACTGGCGGGCTGCGCACCATTACGGGCAAAATCAAAGGCAACAAAGACAATTATCAGCTCCGCACCCCGGTAGGCAGTATCGGGATCCGGGGTACGCACTACGAAGTTGAATGGCAAGGAGATACACTGCTGCTGGCCGTGTGGGACGGCACCATTGAGGTCAGTGTCAACGAGGAGCCGCTGCTGCTTGGGCAGGAAGGTAACTTTTCCTTTGCCAGTGTCAGCCAAAGTGGTGAAGTAACGCCCTTACTCGCCCCACCGCAACAACTTACCCGGCTCACACCAACCAGCCAGGACGCTGCCAGCGGTACCAACTCAGATGAGCAAAGCGACGACGGCAACACTGAGAATACCAATGCGGAACTAGATGACGCTCCAGCTGAGGCGACAACACTGACCATAGCGCAAGCCCCGGTCGCCACCCCGCCTGCGGCTCAGGAAGCTTTTGAAGCCGCCTTGCCAGATGTTGGTCGGGACATCTCAGAAAACAGCTTTATTACCGAAGAGAACCTCGACACAGTGGGGATCGATCCCCTTGAAGATTTACTTGCTGAGCGTACAGGAACAGCGCTTTACACTGCGCTAGAGCGCGCCGAGTTTAGCTCGACTGGCGGCGCAATCAGCAACATCCAAATGCAGATCAGCGTCGATTTCGACAGCGGCACAGTGCCACAAGGCGTCTTGTCGTTTAACGATCAGCAGGGTGAATGGTTTGCCGCCTTTAACGGCCTGATCGACGCCAGTGGCATGACGCTGGGTGTCAATTTCGCCTCGCACGGGCAAAACCTGGCTGAAGGCACTATCGAGACCCAATTCAGCGATGAGCTGAACAAGCTACGTGGCAATTTTAATTTGAACGAAATTGATGAGCCGAGTGTCACCGCTTCTGGCTTGTTTATTTTGAGTCAACCTTAA
- a CDS encoding tetratricopeptide repeat protein — protein sequence MQLLLHRAFIPVVLLVGLHTSAALAATTPLKKLQSTLEQGQYEQAYALAQAQFDTAAGEPAFDFLYARAALETGHYNEAVFALERVLAAKPNHQPSLYLLGLTYNKQKNYSQAATTLNSLLNTPLSDEFRQRVTRALAAIEGNLASLIQELKHRVSLALGHDSNVNSGTTDDRIVIGGLPILLDETSREASDSFARASYRFDGRWQQTQHQTWRANLQISDQRHQDSDEFDRTQLSANLSYIQDIAAFQLHMGTQLGVMSLDSATYQQDAGVFSALRYAINEHWAATINMSAFNLNNVRDSALDSRLYTSGLALSRAARNWLLRLSAGYTWQPARTPEGEHFARDYSHFSASLVYRLNDAHRLNAKVQYRDIEHRAAHPFFLQVRDETLHIAHLGWHYQITPAWSLETKLAYYDKDSSLQLYSYDRTEWSLGVHYDF from the coding sequence ATGCAGCTATTACTTCATCGCGCGTTTATTCCGGTCGTTTTGCTGGTTGGACTGCACACGAGTGCAGCGCTGGCCGCAACCACACCGCTCAAAAAACTCCAATCAACACTCGAGCAGGGACAATATGAACAGGCTTATGCATTAGCGCAAGCACAGTTCGACACTGCCGCAGGCGAGCCCGCCTTTGATTTTCTCTACGCCAGGGCCGCACTCGAAACAGGCCATTACAACGAGGCTGTGTTTGCCCTTGAGCGTGTGCTTGCAGCCAAACCCAACCACCAGCCCAGCCTGTACCTGCTTGGCCTGACTTACAACAAGCAAAAGAACTACTCGCAAGCCGCCACGACACTCAATTCGCTCCTGAACACGCCCCTCAGTGATGAATTCAGACAACGGGTAACGCGCGCGCTGGCGGCCATTGAAGGCAATCTCGCCAGCCTGATACAGGAGCTGAAACACCGGGTTTCATTGGCGCTGGGCCACGACAGCAACGTGAACAGTGGCACCACAGATGACCGCATAGTAATTGGTGGCCTGCCCATTTTGCTCGATGAAACTAGCCGCGAAGCGTCGGATTCCTTCGCCCGCGCCAGTTATCGCTTTGATGGCCGCTGGCAACAAACCCAGCACCAGACATGGCGAGCCAATCTACAGATATCAGATCAACGCCATCAGGACAGTGATGAATTTGACCGAACTCAGCTCAGCGCGAACCTCAGCTACATTCAGGACATTGCGGCCTTTCAGCTTCACATGGGCACCCAGCTGGGCGTAATGTCACTGGACTCTGCAACCTATCAGCAAGATGCTGGCGTCTTTAGTGCACTGAGATATGCCATCAATGAACACTGGGCAGCGACCATCAACATGAGCGCGTTTAATCTGAATAATGTCCGGGACAGCGCACTCGACAGTCGCTTGTATACCTCAGGGCTGGCCCTCAGCCGGGCAGCCCGCAACTGGCTGTTGCGCCTGAGCGCCGGTTACACCTGGCAACCGGCAAGAACCCCTGAAGGTGAGCATTTTGCACGCGACTACAGCCATTTTAGCGCCTCTTTGGTGTATCGACTCAACGATGCCCACCGCCTTAATGCCAAAGTGCAATACCGGGATATTGAACACCGTGCCGCGCACCCTTTCTTTTTACAAGTACGGGACGAAACACTCCACATCGCACATCTGGGCTGGCACTACCAGATAACCCCGGCCTGGAGTCTGGAAACCAAGCTGGCTTACTACGACAAAGACAGCTCACTGCAACTGTACAGTTATGATCGTACTGAATGGTCCTTAGGAGTACATTATGATTTCTAA